From the genome of Triticum aestivum cultivar Chinese Spring chromosome 3B, IWGSC CS RefSeq v2.1, whole genome shotgun sequence, one region includes:
- the LOC123067045 gene encoding cytochrome P450 72A15 has protein sequence MNPESVFSPAALPWSYLACGLLGLALLWPTTRLLDQLWWRPRRLEQALRAQGLRGTSYRFLLGDMSDYGRQNKEAWSKPLPLRCHDIGAHVLPFLYSTVEEHGKQCISWFGPVPKVSITDPNLVREIMSNKFGHIQKVKFPALSKLLAVGVATHEGEKWVKHRRILNPAFHVEKLKIMLPAFSLCCEELVNKWTQSLGPDGSCEVDASLELQSLTGDVISRTAFGSSYLEGRRIFQLQSEQVGRFMAAIHKIMIPGYMSFPTKNNRRMRQINNEIESILRGLIGKRMQAMQEGESTNDDLLGLLLESNKTDVNENGQSVPGMSTEEVIEECKLFYFAGMETTSILLTWTMVVLSMHPEWQDRAREEVLGLFGKHKLDYEALNRLKTVTMILYEVLRLYPPASAFTRQTYKEIEIRGIRYPPGVIFEMSVLHIHHDKDIWGDDVHQFRPDRFAEGISKASKEPGAFFPFGWGPRICIGQNFALLEAKMALCMILRRFEFKLAGSYTHAPHTVMMLRPMHGAQIKLRAISS, from the exons ATGAATCCTGAATCGGTATTCAGTCCAGCAGCACTACCATGGAGCTACCTCGCCTGCGGCCTCTTGGGCCTGGCGCTCCTGTGGCCGACCACCCGGCTGCTAGACCAGCTATGGTGGCGGCCGAGGCGGCTGGAGCAGGCTCTTCGCGCACAGGGCCTCCGTGGGACGTCGTACCGTTTCCTCCTCGGCGACATGAGCGACTACGGCAGGCAGAACAAGGAGGCGTGGTCGAAGCCTCTGCCGCTGCGCTGCCACGACATCGGTGCCCACGTCTTGCCTTTCCTCTACAGCACCGTCGAGGAGCACGGCAAGCAGTGCATCTCCTGGTTCGGTCCGGTTCCCAAGGTGAGCATCACCGATCCTAACCTGGTCAGGGAGATCATGTCCAACAAGTTCGGGCACATCCAGAAGGTCAAGTTCCCGGCACTGTCCAAGCTCCTCGCCGTAGGCGTGGCGACCCACGAGGGCGAGAAATGGGTCAAGCACAGAAGGATACTCAACCCTGCGTTCCATGTCGAGAAGCTCAAG ATCATGTTGCCAGCCTTCTCTTTGTGTTGTGAAGAGCTTGTCAACAAATGGACACAGTCCCTTGGTCCCGACGGGTCATGCGAGGTGGATGCTTCCCTAGAGCTCCAGAGCCTCACCGGAGATGTCATCTCACGCACCGCATTCGGCAGCAGTTATCTCGAAGGAAGAAGGATTTTTCAACTGCAGTCTGAGCAGGTCGGACGGTTCATGGCAGCCATTCACAAGATCATGATTCCCGGTTACAT GTCCTTCCCTACTAAAAATAATCGAAGGATGCGCCAAATTAACAACGAGATAGAGTCCATTCTACGAGGTCTAATTGGGAAAAGGATGCAAGCTATGCAAGAAGGAGAAAGCACAAATGATGACTTACTCGGCTTATTGCTCGAGTCAAACAAGACTGACGTAAATGAAAATGGCCAATCCGTTCCAGGAATGTCCACTGAAGAGGTAATAGAGGAGTGCAAGCTGTTCTACTTTGCAGGAATGGAGACGACATCAATATTACTCACATGGACGATGGTCGTACTTAGCATGCACCCAGAGTGGCAGGACCGTGCAAGGGAGGAGGTTCTTGGCCTATTTGGAAAACATAAGCTTGACTACGAGGCTCTTAATCGactcaaaact GTGACAATGATTCTTTATGAAGTTCTCCGGTTGTACCCACCGGCTAGTGCGTTCACCCGGcagacatacaaggagattgagATCAGAGGCATCAGGTACCCACCTGGTGTGATTTTCGAGATGTCCGTGTTGCACATCCACCACGACAAGGATATCTGGGGAGACGACGTCCACCAATTCAGGCCCGATAGGTTCGCTGAGGGGATCTCCAAGGCTTCCAAGGAACCGGGAGCATTTTTCCCGTTCGGATGGGGGCCACGGATCTGTATCGGTCAGAATTTTGCACTGCTTGAGGCCAAGATGGCATTGTGCATGATTCTTCGGCGCTTTGAGTTTAAGCTCGCGGGGTCGTATACTCATGCGCCACATACCGTAATGATGTTGCGTCCCATGCATGGTGCTCAAATTAAGCTGCGGGCGATCTCTTCGTAG
- the LOC123067047 gene encoding uncharacterized protein yields the protein MNGGGGGKKFGGGRVPTGTPSLAWSSVVVVASLLAGASIVHNIYKPDMTLPPVEVADSNGTGAGSGDRKES from the exons ATgaacggcggtggtggcggcaagAAGTTCGGCGGCGGGCGGGTGCCGACGGGGACCCCCTCGCTGGCGTGGTCGTCGGTGGTGGTGGTCGCCTCCCtcctcgccggcgcctccatcgTCCACAACATCTACAAGCCCGACATG ACTCTACCGCCGGTGGAGGTCGCGGACAGCAACGGAACCGGAGCCGGCAGCGGCGATCGCAAGGAGAGCTGA
- the LOC123067046 gene encoding uncharacterized protein: MSSLLWRSAAAAARRQLGRPPSARTTIRSMASSSSSSENTKGTSWLIIANIVVLSAWITRLNNKTKAHTEEIQRLQASNTELQDQLKRDLTSRRRATNRAN, encoded by the exons ATGTCATCTCTGCTGTGgcgttctgccgccgccgccgcccgacggcAGCTCGGCCGGCCGCCCTCCGCGAGGACGACGATTCGCTCCAtggcctcctcctcttcctcatcggagAACACGAAG GGAACAAGCTGGCTCATCATTGCCAACATCGTTGTATTGTCGGCGTGGATCACCCGGCTGAACAACAAGACCAAAGCGCACACGGAGGAGATTCAGAGGCTGCAGGCGTCCAACACCGAGCTGCAGGACCAGCTGAAGCGGGATCTCACGAGCAGGCGGCGCGCCACAAACCGAGCAAATTGA